GCACCCAGAGTCAATATGTTGAAATAGGCGATCTCCAGTTCCCGAACAGGGGGCGAGTGCCCGATTAAAGCGAATAGCGGCCTTGAAAGAAAGTAAAACGAGGCCAGGATGCATGCCGATATGAGTGCGAAATACCCCCCCTGCCATATGGCCGCACCAACGCGTTCCAGCCTTTTTGCTCCGGTGTACTGGGCGACAAAGGCATTGGTGTAGCTGGCCACCCCCATGAAGAAAGAGATCAGGGTAAACGAAAGAATGCCGGCCGGCAGGGCGGCGCTGATGGCCTCCACCCTGTAGTTGGCCAGAAAAATCCGATCGGTAAACTGCATCAGGGTGATGGTGCCCATGGAGGCGATCAGTGGCAGGCTGATCGCCAGGACCTGGCGATAGCCCTGGGACCGTTTCCAGCGATGATTAAGTAGATCGATAACGGACAAAGGGGGTTCCTTCCTCGATGTGGTCGAACGCGCCGGTCGTGTGCGCCGGTCATGTGCGGCCGGTAAACGGCCTCCATGAGCTGTTGTTGAAAAGTCGTTTTCAGGGTCGGTTCCATTTTTAACTTCCTGCTTTCTCGATTCTCACCGGCACCGCTTTCAACAGAGGGAAGCCGCTGATGGGGTCATTGACCATGTCCATGGTCGTAAAATTGATCCGCCATTCTTCCCAGCCATGATACATTTCGACGACGCCTTTTCGAAGCTCCCCCGCCTGAACGATTTTGGCCGGAACCAACAGCGCGCCTATTTTAGAGACAATGCGCACCTGATCGCCGTTTTCGATGCCCAAATCGGACGCGTCTTCGGGGTGGATCTCCACTTCGGCGAGCGGGTGGACCCTGCGAAAGTGTTTAAGGTTCTGATGCCGCGAATGGTAAAGCAGGGTTTTGCGGGCGCCTGTGGTCAGCAGGAGCGGGTAGTTTTTGGAGGGGTGGCGCAGGTGATAGGGCCGCACATATTCGGGAATACCGGCATGGCCTTTTTCCTGAAGGTAGGCGGAGACAAATTCTATTTTACCGGACGGTGTGGGCAGGGGGCGGGACAGGTGCTTTTTAAAGGTCAGGGGGCGGTACTGAATGCCTTCCGGATGGTTCTGGAGCTCTTCCAGGGAGATGCCCGAAGGTTCCAGGATATGGGCGTTCACCCGGGTTTCATCCTCCCAGGGAAAATACCGCTCCCCGAAGCCCAGACGGAAGGCCAGGTCCCTCCAGAGAGTGTATTCATCCTCGATGCCCGGTATTTGGGCGACCTTTCTGGTCAGATAGACGCGTTGGTATTTGGGATCGATGTGCACTTCCGACCGTTCCAGGAACGTCGCTGCCGGCAGGATGTAGTGGGCCAGCTGGGCGGTTTTGGTCATGAAAAGGTCGTTGACCACCAGCAGGTCCAGACGTTTCAGGGCGCTTTCCACCTTGGTGGTGTTGGGGTTGGTCACTGCCGGATTGGCGCCGGTCAGAATGAGGCCTTTCAGCGGATATTTTCCGTGCCCGAGCATGGCATCCATGGCCGTCATGGTGTGGCACTCCCTGCGCAGTTCATAGAGGATGGGAAAGCGGTCCTTCCCGATAGGCATTTCATGGTCAAGGGGCTTTTCATCGTACAGGGTGAGCCGGTTTCTGGGCATCTCCTCGGGCCAGATGAGACCGCAGGGGATGTCCAAAGCTCCGGTGAGACAGGCCAGAATGGCCAGGGCGCGGGCGTTGTTCACGCCGTTGTCGTGGTGTTCCAAGCCGGCCCCCATGTAAAGGCTGATTTTGGGGCGGGTGTCGATGACCAGGTTACCGATGCGTTCGACCACATCGGCATAGACGCCGGTTTCACGCTCCACCAGGTCGGGTGTGAATTTCTGGGCGTATCGGGCAATGGCTTCAAACCCGGTGCTGTATGTCTCGACCAACTCGTGGTCGTAGGCTCCGGCATTGATGAGGATTCGGATCAGTCCCCAGGCCAGGGCGCCGTCGGTGCCGGGAATAGGCTGGGCAAAAACATCGGCATAGCAGGCGATGGGGTTGAGCCGCGGGTCGATCATCACCAGTTTGGCGCCCCTGGCCCTGGCATCGGTAAACTCACCCATAAATGGTGTGTGGCACACCGGCGGATTGGTGCCGAACAGCAGAATCAGGTCCGCCTCGGCATAATATGGGAAGGGATTCCAGAAGCCGACGACCAGGTGATGCCCGAGAAAACGGCCGTTGTAACAGGCCGAGTCATTGGAAAAGTAGTTGGGTGTGCCGAAGGCGTGGGCAAATCTTCGGACGTATTCTTCCTGCTGCAGAAAACCGACGGCCTCGCCTTTCCATACCCCCATGCTGCGGGCGCCGAAACGATTCTTGATCTGCAGGGTTTTTGCGGCGATTTCATCCAGGGCCCGTTCCCGGTCGATGGGGGCAAATGATCCGTCGGGCTGCCGCTTCAAGGGCTTCAGGAGGCGCTTGGGATGATAAAACATGTCCAGGGCCGCCTTTCCGCGGGGGCACATTTTGCCCTTGTTGACAGGGTTGCCTTCCATGGGACGCACGTCCACCAGTTCCCCTTTTTCGACATGAAGGACGATGCTGCAGCGGTTGCTGCACATTCTGCAGAGGGTCGGAAGGGTCCCTTTTTCGATCACGGCGCTGTGGGTCACGGCAGGGCATCCCCATCGTCGGGAATCGCGCGAAGCCCCAGGTGCACCTCGGGATGGTTCTTCCTGCGTTCCGCAATTGATTGCAGACTGTCAAAATGGAGGGCCCCGGCCATGCACACCTGAACACACCTGGGATCGCCCCCGCAGAGGTCGCACTTGGTGGCCCGGCGGGAAACGGTATCCAGATCCATATATCCGAAGGGACAGGCGACGGTGCACATGCCACAGGCAATACACACGCTGCGGTCGACGAGGACGGCCGACGTCAGCGGATCGCGGGACAGCGCATCCACCGGGCACACGGCCAGGCAAAGGGCGTTGGCACACTGCAGACAGGTGCCGGCGAAGATGCGTCGTTGCTGCATATCCACACTGACAAAGATATTGGCCGTTTCGCCGGCGTGCCGTTCGCTTCGATGAAACCGACAGGCCTGCTCACAGTTCAAGCAGGCAATGCACCTGTCGAGGTCTACGGTTACAATTTTCATATAGCGCTTCTATCCGAAATCATCCGGTTTGGA
This window of the Deltaproteobacteria bacterium genome carries:
- a CDS encoding molybdopterin-dependent oxidoreductase; the encoded protein is MTHSAVIEKGTLPTLCRMCSNRCSIVLHVEKGELVDVRPMEGNPVNKGKMCPRGKAALDMFYHPKRLLKPLKRQPDGSFAPIDRERALDEIAAKTLQIKNRFGARSMGVWKGEAVGFLQQEEYVRRFAHAFGTPNYFSNDSACYNGRFLGHHLVVGFWNPFPYYAEADLILLFGTNPPVCHTPFMGEFTDARARGAKLVMIDPRLNPIACYADVFAQPIPGTDGALAWGLIRILINAGAYDHELVETYSTGFEAIARYAQKFTPDLVERETGVYADVVERIGNLVIDTRPKISLYMGAGLEHHDNGVNNARALAILACLTGALDIPCGLIWPEEMPRNRLTLYDEKPLDHEMPIGKDRFPILYELRRECHTMTAMDAMLGHGKYPLKGLILTGANPAVTNPNTTKVESALKRLDLLVVNDLFMTKTAQLAHYILPAATFLERSEVHIDPKYQRVYLTRKVAQIPGIEDEYTLWRDLAFRLGFGERYFPWEDETRVNAHILEPSGISLEELQNHPEGIQYRPLTFKKHLSRPLPTPSGKIEFVSAYLQEKGHAGIPEYVRPYHLRHPSKNYPLLLTTGARKTLLYHSRHQNLKHFRRVHPLAEVEIHPEDASDLGIENGDQVRIVSKIGALLVPAKIVQAGELRKGVVEMYHGWEEWRINFTTMDMVNDPISGFPLLKAVPVRIEKAGS
- a CDS encoding 4Fe-4S dicluster domain-containing protein, yielding MKIVTVDLDRCIACLNCEQACRFHRSERHAGETANIFVSVDMQQRRIFAGTCLQCANALCLAVCPVDALSRDPLTSAVLVDRSVCIACGMCTVACPFGYMDLDTVSRRATKCDLCGGDPRCVQVCMAGALHFDSLQSIAERRKNHPEVHLGLRAIPDDGDALP